A region from the Pseudomonas sp. Teo4 genome encodes:
- a CDS encoding TolC family protein produces the protein MTKWLAITCAVLVPLQGLARDALQPSRPTQAQVVSARAFAVEQGQELALELADAIALALRDNRAVRSAYLDRVAQKFELRVAHDRFAPQLAIRARYLGNRNQNDRFREAELAPSASLLTPYGTRLSLDWAYGHRRADEAGPRYRDGANLLVIQPLLRGAGRAVATAPLRHARLTEQINRLVLKDSVAQVITHTIRRYRELLQAQEQLGIARDGLARARKLVEINQVLIASGRMAAFEIVQAEAEVANQELALQGSLNQLHGSRLALAQSLAIELSTPLRATEKPLVRQLLVDGRQAVAKAEVLQPAYLMQLIAGEQAVIDLQVARDEQWWDLSLVGGAAQVRERPGNNSAWEHYVGLELEIPIGDLSRRQAEVRARVAVENHQVRLAESHQQLQRDVANAVRDIDVRWRQLEIAERALSLSRRKLQIEQEKLAVGRSSNFQVLSFESDLRTAQSLHLDATITYLNAQAELDQTLGTTLDSWGVTLND, from the coding sequence ATGACTAAGTGGCTGGCCATCACCTGCGCAGTGCTGGTTCCCTTGCAGGGGCTGGCTCGTGACGCCTTGCAACCGTCCCGGCCCACACAAGCCCAAGTGGTCAGTGCCAGAGCGTTCGCGGTTGAACAGGGGCAAGAGCTGGCGCTGGAGCTGGCGGACGCTATCGCCTTGGCTTTGCGTGACAACCGTGCCGTTCGCAGCGCCTATCTTGACCGTGTTGCACAGAAGTTCGAGTTGCGTGTGGCGCACGACCGCTTTGCCCCGCAGTTGGCAATCAGGGCTCGGTACCTGGGCAATCGCAATCAAAACGACCGCTTTCGCGAAGCCGAACTGGCTCCCTCGGCAAGCCTGCTGACACCCTACGGCACCCGCTTGAGCCTCGACTGGGCCTATGGCCACAGGCGTGCCGACGAAGCAGGGCCACGTTACCGTGATGGTGCCAACCTGTTGGTGATTCAGCCCCTGCTGCGCGGCGCCGGGCGAGCGGTGGCCACTGCTCCATTGCGTCACGCAAGGCTGACCGAGCAGATCAACCGATTGGTACTCAAGGACAGTGTGGCGCAGGTCATCACCCACACCATCAGGCGCTATCGGGAACTGCTGCAGGCCCAGGAGCAACTGGGCATCGCTCGTGATGGCCTGGCCCGAGCGCGGAAACTGGTCGAGATCAATCAGGTGTTGATCGCTTCAGGACGCATGGCGGCGTTCGAGATCGTTCAGGCCGAAGCGGAAGTTGCAAATCAGGAACTGGCCTTGCAAGGCAGCCTCAATCAGTTGCACGGCAGCCGTCTTGCGCTGGCTCAATCCCTGGCAATAGAGCTGTCCACGCCCCTGCGTGCGACGGAAAAGCCTCTGGTACGACAGCTGCTGGTGGATGGCCGACAGGCTGTGGCCAAAGCCGAAGTATTGCAGCCAGCCTATCTGATGCAGTTGATTGCTGGCGAACAGGCGGTGATTGACTTGCAGGTGGCACGCGATGAGCAGTGGTGGGATCTGTCGCTGGTGGGCGGTGCCGCGCAAGTGCGAGAACGCCCTGGCAACAACAGCGCGTGGGAACACTATGTGGGGCTGGAGCTGGAGATCCCCATTGGTGATCTGAGCCGTCGACAGGCAGAGGTACGAGCCCGTGTCGCTGTAGAGAACCATCAGGTACGCCTGGCCGAGTCCCATCAACAACTTCAGCGCGATGTCGCCAATGCGGTGCGAGACATCGACGTACGTTGGCGCCAGCTGGAAATCGCCGAGCGTGCATTGTCGTTGTCACGTCGAAAACTGCAGATCGAGCAGGAAAAACTGGCCGTGGGCCGTTCGAGCAACTTTCAGGTGCTCAGTTTTGAAAGTGATCTGCGCACCGCCCAGAGCCTGCATTTGGACGCCACGATCACCTACCTCAATGCCCAGGCCGAGCTGGACCAGACCTTGGGAACCACACTGGATAGTTGGGGGGTAACGCTCAATGACTAG
- the moaE gene encoding molybdopterin synthase catalytic subunit MoaE gives MTVRVQEGAFDPGLETNAMHAANVGVGAVVSFVGYVRDFNDGQEVAGMFLEHYPGMTEKALAKIVVEAEQRWPLLKVEVLHRIGALEPGEPIVFVGVASAHRQAAFDACNFIMDYLKTRAPFWKKENTREGARWVEGKQSDQDAAGRW, from the coding sequence ATGACGGTGCGAGTGCAGGAAGGGGCGTTCGACCCAGGGCTTGAGACCAATGCCATGCACGCCGCCAATGTCGGCGTAGGCGCGGTGGTCAGCTTCGTGGGCTATGTGCGCGACTTCAACGATGGCCAGGAGGTGGCCGGGATGTTCCTCGAGCACTATCCGGGCATGACCGAGAAGGCCCTGGCCAAGATCGTGGTAGAGGCCGAGCAGCGCTGGCCGTTGCTGAAGGTGGAGGTGTTGCACCGCATTGGTGCCCTGGAGCCGGGCGAGCCGATCGTGTTCGTCGGCGTGGCCAGTGCCCACCGGCAGGCAGCGTTCGATGCCTGCAATTTCATCATGGATTATCTGAAGACCCGGGCGCCATTCTGGAAAAAAGAGAATACCCGGGAGGGGGCGCGCTGGGTGGAAGGGAAGCAGAGCGATCAGGATGCGGCGGGGCGCTGGTAG
- a CDS encoding MoaD/ThiS family protein: MKVKVMYFARYRELLGLDAERVEGEFKVLDDVRQALVAKGGQYAVLAEQNLMCARNEELCRLDEPLEEGDDVAFFPPVTGG; this comes from the coding sequence ATGAAGGTCAAAGTGATGTATTTCGCCCGTTACCGCGAATTGCTGGGGCTGGATGCCGAGCGTGTGGAGGGCGAGTTCAAGGTGCTGGACGATGTGCGCCAGGCGCTGGTGGCCAAGGGTGGGCAGTATGCGGTGCTGGCCGAGCAGAACCTGATGTGCGCCCGTAATGAAGAGCTGTGCAGGCTCGATGAGCCGTTGGAGGAGGGCGACGACGTGGCGTTCTTCCCACCGGTGACCGGAGGCTGA
- a CDS encoding PhoH family protein, producing MDDQGRNPSSSKPILYVLDTNVLIHDPNALLNFEEHHVAIPMTVLEELDKLKTGKHTIAAECRQAIRLIDQTLGDASPSDVEQGVPIQRGKSGPKGFLSILMSPRSEPNRLLPENLADNIIINQLLELRARRTDLDVVLVTKDINMRLKARACGIAAEDYSTDQLVDDVSLLSKGYHSVTGSFWDRVSKVDTRQERGRTWHRVQLIDNLPAVHVNEFIIDEQGFVGWIKGIRNDELLLLDLHQEPLLHQEAWGLKPRDIHQSLALFALLDPDIHLVNLTGAAGSGKTILALAAAIEQTMVSKRYRRIIATRSVQGLDQEIGFLPGTEAEKMEPWLGAITDNLEALHMDDESTHGSVEYILERVPLQFKSLNYIRGRSFQQSLILIDECQNLTPHQMKTIITRAGSGSKVVCLGNLAQIDTPYLSATSSGLTYLTERFKDFPHGVHITLQGVPRSVLAEYAESHL from the coding sequence ATGGATGACCAAGGACGCAACCCTTCCTCCAGCAAGCCAATCCTGTATGTGCTCGATACCAACGTCCTGATTCACGACCCCAATGCATTGCTGAACTTCGAGGAGCACCACGTCGCGATCCCGATGACCGTGCTGGAGGAACTCGACAAGCTCAAGACTGGCAAACATACCATCGCCGCTGAATGCCGCCAGGCCATCCGCCTTATTGACCAGACCCTTGGAGATGCATCACCCAGCGATGTCGAGCAGGGTGTGCCGATCCAGCGTGGCAAAAGCGGGCCCAAAGGGTTCCTGTCGATCCTGATGAGCCCGCGAAGTGAACCCAACCGCCTGTTGCCGGAGAACCTGGCCGACAACATCATCATCAACCAGCTCCTCGAGCTGCGTGCGCGCCGCACCGACCTGGACGTGGTGCTGGTGACCAAGGACATCAACATGCGCCTGAAGGCGCGTGCCTGTGGCATCGCCGCCGAGGACTACAGCACCGACCAGCTGGTCGATGACGTGTCGTTGCTGTCCAAGGGCTACCATTCGGTCACCGGCTCGTTCTGGGACCGTGTCAGCAAGGTCGACACCCGTCAGGAACGTGGTCGCACCTGGCATCGGGTGCAACTGATCGACAACCTGCCAGCGGTGCACGTCAATGAGTTCATCATCGATGAGCAAGGCTTCGTCGGCTGGATCAAGGGTATTCGCAACGACGAACTGCTGCTGCTCGACCTGCACCAGGAGCCGCTGCTGCATCAGGAGGCCTGGGGCCTTAAGCCGCGAGACATCCATCAGAGCCTGGCGCTGTTCGCCTTGCTCGACCCGGATATCCATCTGGTCAACCTGACCGGCGCAGCTGGCTCGGGCAAGACCATCCTGGCGCTGGCCGCAGCCATCGAGCAGACCATGGTCAGCAAGCGCTACCGGCGCATCATCGCCACCCGCAGCGTGCAGGGGCTGGACCAGGAGATCGGCTTCCTGCCGGGCACCGAGGCCGAGAAGATGGAGCCTTGGCTGGGCGCCATCACCGACAACCTCGAAGCCTTGCACATGGATGACGAAAGCACCCATGGCAGCGTCGAGTACATCCTCGAGCGGGTTCCGCTGCAGTTCAAGTCGCTCAACTACATTCGTGGCCGCAGCTTCCAACAAAGCCTGATCCTGATCGACGAGTGCCAGAACCTGACGCCGCACCAGATGAAAACCATCATCACCCGTGCCGGCTCCGGTTCCAAGGTGGTCTGCCTGGGCAACCTGGCGCAGATCGACACCCCCTACCTGTCCGCGACCAGCTCGGGCCTGACCTACCTGACCGAGCGCTTCAAGGACTTCCCCCATGGTGTGCATATCACGCTTCAGGGCGTGCCGCGTTCGGTGCTGGCAGAGTACGCCGAGTCGCATCTGTAA
- the moaC gene encoding cyclic pyranopterin monophosphate synthase MoaC: MLTHLDSQGRANMVDVTEKAVTEREATAEARVRMLPQTLQMIVDGEHPKGDVFAVARIAGIQAAKKTSDLIPLCHPLMLTSVKVELSADGQDAVRIVARCKLAGQTGVEMEALTAASVAALTIYDMCKAVDKGMVIEQVRLLEKLGGKSGHYKVEA, from the coding sequence GTGCTGACTCATCTCGATTCCCAGGGGCGCGCCAACATGGTCGACGTCACTGAAAAAGCCGTTACCGAACGCGAGGCCACTGCCGAAGCGCGGGTGCGCATGTTGCCGCAGACCTTGCAGATGATCGTCGACGGCGAGCACCCCAAGGGCGATGTGTTCGCCGTGGCACGCATCGCCGGCATTCAGGCGGCGAAAAAGACCAGCGACCTGATTCCGCTGTGCCACCCGTTGATGCTCACCAGCGTCAAGGTCGAGCTGAGTGCCGATGGCCAGGATGCCGTGCGTATCGTCGCCCGCTGCAAGCTGGCCGGGCAGACCGGCGTCGAGATGGAAGCCCTGACCGCCGCCAGCGTTGCCGCACTGACCATCTACGACATGTGCAAGGCCGTGGACAAAGGCATGGTCATCGAGCAGGTGCGCCTGCTGGAGAAACTTGGCGGCAAGAGCGGCCACTACAAGGTGGAGGCGTGA
- the yaaA gene encoding peroxide stress protein YaaA — MLTVISPAKTLDYETPPVTERFTLPQYLDDSQELIQQLRELSPAQISELMHLSDKLAGLNAARFGSWTPEFTPANAKQALLAFKGDVYTGLDAETLGEDDFSYAQNHLRMLSGLYGLLRPLDLMQPYRLEMGTKLANARGKDLYAFWGTRISEWLNQALAEQGDDLLLNLASNEYFSAVKRSALKARVINVDFKDLKNGQYKIISFYAKKARGMMSRFVIQEQVNDPEQLKQFDVQGYYYSAEQSKADHLVFLRDHPAD; from the coding sequence ATGCTGACGGTGATTTCCCCCGCCAAGACCCTCGACTATGAAACCCCGCCGGTAACCGAGCGTTTCACCCTGCCCCAGTACCTGGACGACTCCCAGGAACTGATCCAGCAACTGCGCGAGCTGTCGCCAGCCCAGATCAGCGAACTGATGCACCTGTCCGACAAGCTCGCCGGCCTCAACGCCGCCCGTTTCGGCAGCTGGACCCCGGAGTTCACCCCGGCCAACGCCAAACAGGCCCTGCTGGCCTTCAAAGGCGACGTCTACACCGGCCTGGATGCCGAAACCCTCGGTGAAGACGACTTCAGCTACGCCCAGAACCACCTGCGCATGCTCTCTGGCCTGTACGGCCTGCTGCGTCCCTTGGACCTCATGCAGCCCTACCGCCTGGAAATGGGCACCAAGCTGGCCAATGCCCGCGGCAAAGACCTGTACGCCTTCTGGGGCACACGCATCAGCGAGTGGCTGAACCAGGCGCTGGCCGAACAAGGTGACGACCTGCTGCTGAACCTTGCCAGCAACGAGTACTTCAGCGCGGTGAAGCGCTCGGCGCTCAAGGCACGGGTGATCAACGTCGACTTCAAGGACCTGAAGAACGGCCAGTACAAGATCATCAGTTTCTACGCCAAGAAAGCCCGCGGCATGATGAGCCGCTTCGTGATCCAGGAGCAGGTCAACGATCCGGAGCAACTCAAGCAGTTCGACGTGCAGGGGTACTACTACAGTGCCGAGCAGTCGAAGGCGGATCATCTGGTGTTCTTGCGCGATCACCCGGCTGATTGA
- a CDS encoding efflux RND transporter periplasmic adaptor subunit, with the protein MEPQPLESQLGLVGRIQAGRQFTLAAPFEGLIAALTVEEGQQVESGQTLMVLDTSGLEIRLRQAEAEVLKAGEVYRQLQGWQSGPEVARARRLLDSARGTLAASQAALDDTRRLFERGIVARLEVDNLVQQVRAQRQSVEDAQQELALTRARGEGDALRIAQMELANAQALWQALVQLREQRVLKAPFAALVTRVSVGAGRQQQRLQVGQQVARGLPLLTLMDLERLQVLAKVEQGDLGSLQEGMPVQVMAAGRQFAGRVQWIAAQAREDEGQGSWYDLLVAFDLPSEPLGLGVRLGMSAQLAIIVHRSEQGIALPPEALRVDEAGQAHVIFRTADDQPERTVPVEVVATVAQGVEVSGLEAGYVRMP; encoded by the coding sequence GTGGAACCGCAGCCACTGGAAAGCCAGTTGGGCCTGGTCGGGCGGATTCAGGCCGGTCGTCAGTTTACCCTGGCAGCCCCTTTCGAGGGTTTGATTGCGGCTTTAACCGTTGAAGAAGGGCAACAGGTGGAGTCTGGTCAGACGCTGATGGTGCTTGATACCTCGGGCCTGGAGATTCGGTTGCGTCAGGCCGAAGCTGAAGTGCTCAAGGCTGGTGAAGTTTACCGCCAATTGCAGGGCTGGCAGAGCGGACCGGAAGTGGCGCGGGCCCGACGCTTGCTTGACAGCGCACGTGGCACATTGGCGGCAAGCCAGGCGGCGTTGGACGACACCCGGCGATTGTTCGAGCGCGGCATTGTCGCGCGCCTTGAGGTCGACAACCTTGTTCAGCAGGTGCGGGCTCAGCGGCAGAGCGTGGAGGATGCGCAGCAGGAATTGGCGTTGACCCGAGCGCGGGGTGAGGGGGATGCGCTGCGTATCGCGCAAATGGAATTGGCCAATGCCCAGGCGCTTTGGCAGGCGTTGGTCCAGTTGCGCGAACAGCGGGTACTCAAGGCGCCATTTGCAGCACTGGTGACGCGAGTGAGTGTCGGCGCTGGCAGGCAGCAACAGCGCTTGCAGGTGGGGCAGCAGGTCGCGCGGGGCTTGCCGCTTCTGACATTGATGGACCTGGAGCGGCTGCAAGTGCTGGCGAAGGTGGAGCAGGGTGACCTGGGCAGTCTCCAGGAAGGGATGCCGGTGCAGGTCATGGCTGCTGGGCGGCAGTTCGCTGGGCGTGTGCAGTGGATAGCGGCGCAGGCCAGGGAGGATGAAGGGCAGGGAAGCTGGTACGACCTGCTGGTTGCGTTCGACCTGCCGTCCGAACCCCTGGGCTTGGGGGTGCGCCTGGGCATGAGCGCGCAGCTGGCGATCATCGTCCATCGCAGCGAGCAAGGTATTGCGCTACCGCCTGAAGCGTTGCGCGTGGACGAAGCCGGGCAGGCTCATGTGATATTTCGCACGGCGGATGACCAGCCAGAGCGCACCGTGCCGGTCGAGGTCGTTGCAACCGTGGCACAAGGCGTCGAAGTATCGGGCTTGGAGGCAGGCTATGTGCGGATGCCTTGA
- a CDS encoding polysaccharide deacetylase family protein has protein sequence MRIAGAVLALLLSLSAQAAPIPAASLDRSLWPEELKSPALFDVASRAEILSFAQVLHESELLDDAALAKRLGLRQINLQKIRAVRARMWQQLFQGYQQAQRSCEQDASFCYPVESMADLRTQAATFAADVGTFYTGWVEPSHQFHVLYLDEQLRKAALLPQTSSEVERLSSRERNGDELNDRMFLLTFVGGPGPEGGSTDALSRYLRKQKMQGTFFVLGNRLQQRRDSGKANALGQLYRGQCVGIQGWEYRSHAQWQGWQDSLKRSQARVQADLPEQYVPLFRPPYGQRRADGEAFMASQQLRVSLWDIDAQDATALTAEASAQRVLTLMLLWRKGVIQLHDSLPKAQPVVEWLLHNTAQSGIGWEDCRDYGYRETGV, from the coding sequence GTGCGCATTGCTGGTGCCGTCCTGGCCCTGCTGTTGAGCCTGTCTGCCCAGGCTGCCCCCATCCCAGCGGCCAGCCTGGACCGCAGCTTGTGGCCAGAAGAATTGAAAAGCCCGGCGCTGTTCGATGTCGCGTCGCGCGCTGAAATTCTCTCGTTCGCCCAGGTGCTGCACGAAAGCGAGCTGCTGGACGATGCGGCACTGGCCAAGCGTTTGGGTTTGCGGCAGATCAACCTGCAGAAAATCCGCGCGGTGCGGGCACGCATGTGGCAGCAACTATTCCAGGGTTACCAGCAAGCGCAGCGCAGTTGCGAACAGGATGCCTCGTTCTGCTATCCGGTTGAGTCAATGGCTGATTTGCGTACGCAAGCGGCGACATTCGCAGCCGATGTCGGCACGTTCTATACCGGTTGGGTTGAGCCCAGCCACCAGTTCCATGTGCTGTATCTGGATGAGCAATTGCGCAAGGCGGCTCTGTTACCGCAGACCAGCAGCGAGGTCGAGCGGCTGTCCAGCCGTGAACGCAATGGCGATGAGCTGAACGACCGCATGTTCCTGTTGACCTTCGTGGGCGGCCCAGGCCCGGAGGGTGGCAGCACCGATGCATTGAGCCGATACCTGCGCAAGCAGAAGATGCAGGGCACTTTCTTCGTATTGGGCAACCGGCTGCAGCAGCGGCGCGACAGCGGCAAGGCCAATGCGCTGGGCCAGCTTTACCGGGGGCAATGCGTAGGTATCCAGGGCTGGGAGTACCGTTCCCATGCCCAGTGGCAGGGCTGGCAGGATTCGCTCAAGCGCAGCCAGGCCCGGGTGCAGGCCGACCTGCCGGAACAGTATGTGCCGCTGTTTCGCCCGCCATACGGGCAGCGTCGGGCCGATGGCGAGGCATTCATGGCCAGCCAGCAGCTGCGGGTTTCGTTATGGGATATCGATGCTCAGGACGCCACCGCCCTCACTGCCGAGGCCTCGGCGCAGCGCGTTTTGACCCTGATGTTGCTGTGGCGCAAGGGCGTGATCCAGCTGCATGACAGCCTGCCCAAGGCGCAGCCGGTGGTGGAGTGGTTGTTGCACAACACGGCGCAAAGCGGGATCGGTTGGGAGGACTGCCGCGATTACGGCTATCGAGAAACAGGGGTATGA